One Rattus norvegicus strain BN/NHsdMcwi chromosome 18, GRCr8, whole genome shotgun sequence DNA segment encodes these proteins:
- the Socs6 gene encoding suppressor of cytokine signaling 6 isoform X1 — translation MKKISLKTFRKSFNLSKSKDETEFMVVQPQSLAGDFVKDDSLFGSCYGKDMASCDIGSEDEKGKNRSKSESLMGTLKRRLSAKQKTKGKGGTAPTDEDAFSSASAPGGLKDVRAPRPIRSTSLRSHHYSPTPWPLRPTSSEETCIKMEMRVKALVHAASPGPVNGVRKELRELQPKELRDLQPRELLQPRELRDLQPEPRPESRCSPSSPGELSLHLEEHVPVVIGLMSQDYLQYTVPLDDGMCPLEGPRSCCLDTSSPMEVSAVPLPGASGTFSEDDSHVDQDLVVGPEILVDSSVNNLLIGTTGVMLQSPRGGHDDAPPLSPLLPPMQNNPIQRNFSGLSGPDLHMAESVRCHLNFDPNSAPGVARVYDSVQSSGPMVVTSLTEELKKLAKQGWYWGPITRWEAEGKLANVPDGSFLVRDSSDDRYLLSLSFRSHGKTLHTRIEHSNGRFSFYEQPDVEGHTSIVDLIEHSIRDSENGAFCYSRSRLPGSATYPVRLTNPVSRFMQVRSLQYLCRFVIRQYTRIDLIQKLPLPNKMKDYLQEKHY, via the coding sequence ATGaagaaaatcagtctgaagaCCTTCAGGAAATCTTTCAATCTGAGTAAAAGCAAAGACGAAACTGAGTTCATGGTGGTTCAGCCCCAGTCCCTTGCTGGTGACTTCGTAAAAGATGACTCTTTATTCGGGAGCTGCTATGGCAAAGACATGGCCAGCTGCGACATTGGCAGTGAGGACGAGAAAGGGAAGAACAGGTCCAAAAGCGAGAGCCTGATGGGCACTTTGAAGAGGCGGTTATCCGCCAAGCAGAAGACCAAGGGCAAGGGTGGCACTGCGCCCACAGATGAGGatgccttctcctcagcttcagCTCCTGGTGGCCTCAAGGATGTGCGTGCTCCAAGGCCCATCCGTTCCACATCACTGCGAAGCCACCATTATAGCCCCACACCCTGGCCGCTGCGTCCCACCAGCTCGGAGGAGACATGCATCAAGATGGAGATGCGAGTGAAGGCACTGGTGCATGCTGCCAGCCCAGGACCAGTCAACGGTGTGCGCAAGGAGCTTCGGGAGCTGCAGCCTAAGGAGCTGCGTGACCTGCAACCCAGAGAGCTACTGCAGCCCAGGGAGCTGCGAGACCTGCAGCCAGAGCCGCGCCCTGAGTCCCGCTGCAGCCCCAGCTCTCCCGGGGAGCTGAGCCTCCACCTGGAGGAGCACGTGCCTGTAGTAATCGGACTCATGTCTCAGGACTACCTTCAGTACACCGTGCCTTTAGACGACGGGATGTGCCCACTAGAAGGGCCGCGCAGCTGCTGCCTGGATACGTCTTCTCCCATGGAGGTGTCAGCCGTGCCCCTGCCAGGGGCGAGTGGAACCTTCTCCGAAGACGACAGTCACGTGGACCAGGACCTGGTTGTAGGCCCAGAGATCCTTGTGGATTCATCGGTGAACAACTTACTGATTGGTACCACAGGAGTCATGTTGCAGAGCCCTAGAGGAGGTCATGATGATGCCCCTCCCCTCTCACCGTTGCTACCTCCAATGCAGAATAACCCAATCCAAAGGAACTTCAGCGGCCTCTCAGGCCCAGACTTGCACATGGCCGAAAGTGTTCGCTGTCATTTGAATTTCGATCCCAACTCTGCACCTGGGGTTGCTAGAGTTTATGACTCGGTGCAAAGTAGTGGCCCCATGGTTGTTACAAGTCTTACGGAGGAGCTGAAGAAGCTTGCAAAACAGGGGTGGTACTGGGGCCCCATCACacgttgggaggcagaggggaagtTGGCAAATGTGCCAGATGGTTCTTTTCTTGTTCGGGATAGTTCTGATGACCGTTACCTTTTAAGCTTGAGCTTTCGCTCCCATGGTAAAACACTTCACACTAGAATTGAGCACTCAAATGGTAGGTTCAGCTTTTATGAACAGCCAGATGTGGAAGGGCATACATCTATAGTTGACTTAATCGAGCATTCAATCAGGGACTCTGAAAATGGAGCATTTTGTTATTCAAGGTCTCGGTTACCTGGATCAGCAACTTACCCAGTCAGACTGACCAATCCAGTGTCACGGTTCATGCAGGTGCGCTCTCTGCAGTATCTGTGCCGCTTTGTTATACGACAGTACACCAGAATAGACTTAATTCAGAAACTGCCTTTGCCAAACAAAATGAAGGATTATTTGCAGGAGAAGCACTACTGA